The Fimbriimonadaceae bacterium genome window below encodes:
- a CDS encoding tyrosine-type recombinase/integrase, with product MAYSAGTIQSEREINTVDESDATPDGRSPMPMLSREMGEGIRSPGILQPGRDGDRVHLQATFYHYLLFCQANKAASTYRIYQSTLWAFYRWWRQERPYETLGPTLLHGYKIWLCESRDQGQERLQARSINNYLAAVRAFCRWIHVRYPLNWDPGREIPDERVDNKTYQRLPLSPTQVTTLIGSFDDSLIGRRDAAMTYLMAKTGLRAIQIQRADCGDLECLEIQVQQGANETREVSGAAVTRSQWILRTQGKGQKTKESFVNLMPEVYNRLQRYLEARGPVSPREPLFARHHDKLTAHLEQVRSKPGGADGSALATNERLRLTTRAIQLRITEAMTRCGLRDAARPGEASPHESRRRGQRRVTPHSLRHTAATEAARMESPFKVQAMLNHKDIRTTQKYFHAIDRLEEGAEYAITRY from the coding sequence TTGGCGTATTCTGCTGGCACGATCCAGAGCGAGAGGGAGATCAACACGGTGGACGAATCCGACGCGACGCCTGATGGTAGGTCGCCGATGCCCATGCTGTCGCGTGAGATGGGGGAGGGGATCAGGAGCCCGGGAATACTCCAGCCTGGCCGAGACGGCGATCGCGTGCATCTTCAGGCCACGTTCTACCATTACCTGCTCTTTTGTCAGGCAAACAAAGCGGCGAGTACGTACCGGATCTACCAATCCACCCTCTGGGCCTTCTATCGCTGGTGGAGGCAAGAACGGCCATATGAGACGCTTGGCCCCACACTGCTCCATGGCTACAAGATTTGGTTGTGTGAGAGTCGTGATCAGGGGCAAGAACGATTGCAGGCGCGGTCGATCAACAACTACCTCGCGGCGGTTCGGGCCTTCTGTCGATGGATTCACGTCCGATACCCGCTCAATTGGGATCCCGGCCGGGAGATTCCGGACGAGCGAGTCGATAACAAGACCTATCAGCGGCTTCCACTCAGCCCCACGCAAGTCACCACATTGATCGGCAGTTTTGATGACTCCCTTATCGGACGGCGCGACGCCGCCATGACGTATCTTATGGCGAAGACTGGCTTGCGCGCGATCCAGATCCAGCGGGCAGATTGCGGTGACCTCGAGTGCCTAGAGATCCAGGTCCAGCAGGGAGCGAACGAGACAAGGGAAGTCAGTGGCGCGGCGGTCACACGATCGCAGTGGATCTTGCGGACGCAGGGAAAGGGGCAGAAGACGAAGGAGAGTTTTGTGAATCTGATGCCGGAGGTCTACAACCGGCTGCAACGATATCTAGAGGCCCGCGGGCCGGTGTCACCACGCGAGCCGTTGTTTGCCCGGCATCATGACAAGCTCACCGCGCATCTTGAGCAGGTACGGTCGAAGCCGGGTGGAGCGGATGGTTCAGCGTTGGCGACAAATGAGCGATTGCGGCTTACGACCCGCGCCATCCAGCTTCGCATTACGGAAGCCATGACCCGCTGCGGGTTGCGAGATGCAGCGCGACCTGGCGAAGCGTCACCGCACGAAAGTCGCCGCCGGGGGCAACGACGGGTGACGCCACATAGTCTCCGCCATACGGCCGCGACGGAGGCCGCTCGCATGGAATCACCATTCAAAGTCCAAGCCATGCTGAATCACAAGGACATCCGCACCACCCAAAAGTATTTTCACGCGATTGATCGGCTG